The following are encoded in a window of Pseudomonas sp. St316 genomic DNA:
- the mnmE gene encoding tRNA uridine-5-carboxymethylaminomethyl(34) synthesis GTPase MnmE: protein MSAPRETIAAVATAQGRGGVGIVRISGPLASAAAKAISGRELKPRFAHYGPFFSDDQQVLDEGLALYFPGPNSFTGEDVLELQGHGGPIVLDMLLKRCLELGCRLARPGEFSERAFLNDKLDLAQAEAIADLIEASSAQAARNALRSLQGAFSQRVHNLTEQLIGLRIYVEAAIDFPEEEIDFLADGHVLSMLDKVRDELSTVLREAGQGALLRDGMTVVIAGRPNAGKSSLLNALAGREAAIVTEIAGTTRDILREHIHIDGMPLHVVDTAGLRDTDDQVEKIGVERALKAISEADRVLLVVDATAPEADDPFALWPEFLEVRPDPAKVTLIRNKADLTGEAIVLEVSHDGHVTISLSAKAAGEGLELLREHLKACMGYEQTSESSFSARRRHLEALRHASAALEHGRAQLTLAGAGELLAEDLRQAQHSLGEITGAFSSDDLLGRIFSSFCIGK from the coding sequence ATGAGCGCTCCGCGTGAAACCATCGCCGCCGTTGCCACCGCCCAAGGTCGCGGCGGTGTCGGCATCGTCCGTATTTCGGGGCCCTTGGCCAGTGCCGCGGCCAAGGCCATCAGCGGTCGCGAACTCAAGCCGCGGTTTGCTCATTACGGCCCATTTTTCAGTGACGACCAGCAGGTCCTCGACGAAGGGCTGGCCTTGTACTTCCCGGGGCCGAATTCGTTCACCGGCGAAGACGTGCTGGAACTGCAGGGCCATGGCGGACCCATCGTGCTGGACATGCTGCTCAAGCGTTGCCTGGAACTGGGCTGTCGCCTGGCGCGGCCGGGTGAGTTCAGCGAACGGGCATTTCTCAATGACAAGCTCGACCTGGCCCAGGCCGAGGCGATTGCCGATTTGATCGAAGCCAGTTCTGCACAAGCGGCACGCAACGCATTGCGTTCCTTGCAGGGTGCGTTTTCCCAGCGTGTGCATAACCTCACCGAACAATTGATCGGCCTGCGGATTTACGTCGAGGCCGCGATTGATTTCCCGGAAGAGGAAATCGATTTCCTCGCCGATGGCCACGTGCTGAGCATGCTGGATAAAGTGCGCGATGAGTTATCCACAGTGCTGCGCGAAGCCGGGCAGGGTGCCTTGTTGCGCGATGGGATGACCGTGGTGATCGCCGGGCGGCCGAATGCCGGCAAGTCCAGCCTGTTGAATGCCCTGGCTGGTCGTGAAGCGGCGATTGTCACCGAGATCGCCGGCACCACCCGGGACATCCTGCGTGAACATATCCACATCGATGGCATGCCACTGCACGTAGTGGATACCGCTGGTTTGCGCGACACCGATGACCAGGTGGAAAAAATCGGCGTTGAACGGGCGCTCAAGGCCATCAGTGAAGCCGATCGGGTCCTGCTGGTGGTAGATGCCACCGCACCGGAAGCGGACGATCCATTTGCCTTGTGGCCTGAATTCCTCGAAGTCCGCCCGGATCCGGCAAAAGTCACCTTGATCCGTAACAAGGCCGACCTGACTGGGGAAGCAATTGTGCTTGAGGTCAGCCACGACGGCCATGTGACCATCAGTCTGAGCGCGAAGGCGGCGGGCGAAGGCCTGGAATTGCTGCGTGAACACCTCAAGGCCTGCATGGGCTACGAGCAGACCTCGGAAAGCAGCTTCAGCGCCCGCCGACGGCATCTTGAAGCCTTGCGCCATGCCAGCGCAGCCCTGGAACACGGTCGCGCGCAGCTGACCTTGGCGGGGGCGGGTGAGTTGTTGGCCGAAGACCTTCGCCAGGCCCAACATTCCCTTGGGGAAATTACCGGCGCCTTCAGCTCCGATGACCTGTTGGGACGGATCTTTTCCAGCTTCTGCATCGGTAAATAA